In a single window of the Bradyrhizobium sp. Ash2021 genome:
- a CDS encoding DUF736 domain-containing protein gives MATIGTFTSNGNGFTGSIRTLTLNVKAKLVRVENPSDKGPHFRILAGTVELGAAWQKTAKDTERDYLSVKLDDPSFPAPIYATLIEVEGQEGLQLIWSRPSRD, from the coding sequence ATGGCAACCATCGGCACCTTCACCTCGAATGGCAACGGCTTCACCGGCTCGATCCGCACGCTGACGCTCAACGTCAAGGCCAAGCTGGTCCGCGTCGAAAACCCCTCCGACAAGGGTCCGCATTTCCGCATCCTCGCGGGCACAGTCGAGCTGGGTGCCGCCTGGCAGAAGACCGCCAAGGACACCGAGCGCGACTATCTCTCGGTCAAGCTGGACGATCCGAGCTTCCCCGCTCCGATCTACGCCACCCTGATCGAGGTCGAAGGCCAAGAAGGCCTCCAGCTCATCTGGTCCCGTCCCAGCCGCGACTGA
- a CDS encoding nucleotidyl transferase AbiEii/AbiGii toxin family protein, whose protein sequence is MPREPRNIGASVRARLLDRARAERSDFQILLTRYALERLLYRLSVSAHRDRFILKGAMLFVTWVTDPFRPTRDLDLLGNGDNDAEAIAETFRSICAQPVADDGVTFDIVALTAAPIRDEAEYGGVRVRTTATIAGARVSIQVDIGFGDAITPAAVEIDYPALLDAPAPHLRAYPVETVVAEKFEALVTLGVANSRLKDFYDLWVISRTFELRRSALAEAVQRTFERRAAVLPSDIPVGLTDEYAEAWAAQWRAFLGRDRMAAAPDVFAVTVADLRVFLMPLVDGSEEERIWRPSGPWTPEVASPVRP, encoded by the coding sequence ATGCCGCGTGAGCCCCGCAACATCGGCGCATCGGTGCGAGCTCGGCTCCTTGATCGGGCACGCGCCGAAAGATCGGATTTTCAGATTCTCCTGACGCGATATGCGCTCGAGCGCCTGCTTTACCGGCTGAGCGTGTCAGCGCATCGCGACCGCTTCATCCTCAAAGGAGCAATGCTCTTCGTAACCTGGGTCACCGACCCGTTCCGGCCGACGCGAGATCTGGATCTGCTTGGCAACGGCGACAACGATGCCGAGGCCATTGCCGAAACCTTCCGGTCCATCTGTGCGCAGCCGGTTGCCGATGACGGCGTGACGTTTGACATCGTTGCATTGACGGCGGCCCCGATCCGCGACGAGGCGGAATATGGTGGCGTGCGGGTCCGTACGACGGCAACCATCGCGGGGGCTCGTGTTTCGATCCAGGTCGACATTGGCTTTGGAGACGCGATTACGCCTGCGGCCGTCGAGATCGACTATCCCGCGCTGCTGGACGCGCCGGCGCCGCATCTTCGGGCCTATCCTGTCGAGACGGTGGTGGCCGAGAAATTCGAGGCGCTGGTTACGCTCGGCGTGGCCAACAGCCGGCTCAAGGATTTCTATGATCTCTGGGTGATCTCCCGAACGTTCGAGCTTCGCCGGTCCGCCCTTGCCGAGGCCGTTCAGCGGACCTTCGAACGACGCGCAGCAGTGCTTCCGTCCGATATTCCTGTTGGCCTTACCGATGAATATGCGGAGGCATGGGCCGCTCAATGGCGCGCCTTCCTTGGCCGCGACCGGATGGCCGCCGCACCGGATGTTTTCGCCGTTACCGTCGCCGATCTGCGCGTCTTCCTGATGCCGCTGGTCGACGGATCGGAGGAAGAACGAATTTGGCGGCCGAGCGGGCCGTGGACACCGGAAGTGGCAAGCCCTGTCAGGCCTTGA
- a CDS encoding type IV toxin-antitoxin system AbiEi family antitoxin domain-containing protein: protein MTSTNAQRLRALDLLKARGMLRLKEFVAEGIGPETLARLVREEAVVRPARGLYQLPDTQVEAAHALAEAAVLVPKGVICLISALQYHELTLQMPSAVWMAIDRAAWRPKIKYPPIRFVRFTGSALTEGVERHSIENVDVPITDPARTIVDCFRYRTKVGLDVAMEGLREGLRRRRCKPDQLWCYARKARVWSTMRPYVEAMVSDAA, encoded by the coding sequence ATGACATCCACCAACGCCCAGCGACTTCGCGCGCTCGATCTCCTGAAGGCTCGGGGAATGCTCCGGCTGAAGGAATTCGTTGCCGAGGGCATTGGACCGGAAACCCTCGCCCGTCTCGTCCGAGAGGAAGCGGTCGTCCGCCCGGCGCGCGGCCTCTACCAGCTCCCGGACACCCAGGTCGAGGCCGCCCATGCGCTTGCCGAAGCAGCTGTTCTGGTTCCCAAGGGGGTGATCTGCCTGATCTCGGCGCTCCAATACCACGAACTGACGCTGCAGATGCCATCGGCAGTATGGATGGCGATCGACCGAGCTGCCTGGCGCCCCAAGATCAAATACCCGCCGATTCGGTTCGTGCGCTTCACTGGGTCGGCGCTGACTGAAGGGGTCGAGCGTCACAGCATCGAGAATGTCGACGTTCCCATCACAGATCCCGCGCGGACAATCGTCGATTGCTTCCGCTACCGCACCAAGGTCGGTCTCGACGTCGCAATGGAGGGGCTGCGCGAGGGCCTCCGCCGCCGCCGGTGCAAGCCGGACCAGCTCTGGTGTTACGCGCGCAAGGCGCGGGTCTGGTCGACCATGCGCCCTTACGTCGAAGCGATGGTGTCCGATGCCGCGTGA
- a CDS encoding RHE_PE00001 family protein, with protein MVSGYKIPDPLPWAQLAGPLAAAEDALARLDERLANSPIQEGWISRTHYTDAAACLWLDGELVHIEDLVLHDAGMDVRAPTHELTRAHAVLRARRRIAAEKPDWTLSATGLAALRGRGRPGDRDEGTGGNETSDRKKERGDDSGEDDADGGPVEAHPDASFGVIATDPHLAAAFAAVDAANARAERTLAGERRTRPERDPLVYDPDWDEDARLADWRGVVDQTRGVPPTLAAALAAEAWGAVEPLEHTPWLGRLLAAALLRHRGKTRWHLPCLCVGLKAIPRERRQPRDAAARLAVQLEAISTAAEAGLKDHDRWLMTKNLLARKLAGRRATSNLPALLDYVLTRPIVSAGMIAQELSITSRAAQNLVAELGLREATGRGRYRAWGIL; from the coding sequence TTGGTATCCGGCTACAAAATCCCCGATCCGCTGCCCTGGGCCCAGCTCGCCGGGCCGCTCGCCGCGGCCGAGGACGCGCTCGCCCGGCTCGACGAACGCCTGGCCAACAGCCCGATCCAAGAGGGGTGGATCAGCCGCACCCATTATACCGATGCCGCGGCCTGCCTGTGGCTCGACGGCGAGCTCGTCCACATCGAAGATCTGGTTCTCCATGACGCCGGCATGGACGTCCGCGCCCCCACCCACGAGCTGACCCGGGCGCATGCCGTGCTGCGCGCCCGCCGGCGCATCGCGGCGGAAAAACCCGACTGGACGCTGTCGGCCACCGGGCTTGCCGCCTTGCGCGGCCGCGGCAGACCGGGCGACCGGGACGAGGGGACGGGAGGCAACGAGACGAGCGACCGGAAGAAAGAACGGGGGGACGACTCCGGCGAGGATGACGCCGACGGGGGGCCGGTCGAGGCGCACCCCGACGCGTCGTTCGGCGTCATCGCGACCGACCCGCACCTCGCGGCCGCCTTCGCCGCGGTCGACGCCGCGAACGCTAGGGCGGAGCGGACGCTGGCGGGCGAGCGCCGGACCCGGCCGGAGCGCGACCCTTTGGTCTACGATCCCGACTGGGACGAGGACGCCCGTCTCGCCGACTGGCGCGGCGTGGTCGACCAGACCCGCGGCGTGCCGCCGACGCTGGCGGCCGCGCTCGCCGCCGAGGCCTGGGGTGCGGTCGAACCGCTCGAGCACACGCCCTGGCTCGGCCGCCTGCTCGCCGCCGCGCTGCTGCGCCACCGCGGCAAGACCCGCTGGCATCTGCCCTGTCTCTGTGTCGGGCTGAAAGCGATTCCCCGTGAGCGCCGGCAGCCGCGCGACGCCGCGGCGCGGCTCGCTGTGCAGCTCGAGGCCATCTCCACCGCGGCCGAGGCCGGGCTCAAGGATCACGACCGCTGGCTGATGACGAAAAACCTGCTCGCCCGAAAACTCGCCGGCCGCCGCGCCACCTCAAACCTGCCGGCGCTGCTCGATTACGTGCTGACCCGCCCGATCGTCTCGGCCGGCATGATCGCGCAGGAGCTGAGCATCACATCCCGTGCGGCCCAAAACCTCGTCGCCGAGCTCGGCCTGCGCGAGGCGACCGGGCGGGGACGCTATCGGGCGTGGGGGATTCTTTGA
- a CDS encoding prevent-host-death protein produces MAFQTDKLKTAPTPEAAEATDPYQAVARDRRVDRTEDLNEEIAAVEASEMEPGFEYLDAELASVVEVGVDFARKLRARGDAARGRPADKAFRDSLFDDS; encoded by the coding sequence ATGGCCTTCCAAACCGACAAGCTGAAGACCGCCCCAACGCCCGAAGCCGCCGAGGCAACCGACCCGTACCAGGCGGTCGCCCGCGATCGCCGGGTCGATCGGACAGAGGATCTGAACGAGGAGATCGCGGCGGTCGAAGCCAGCGAGATGGAGCCCGGTTTCGAATATCTCGATGCCGAGCTTGCGTCTGTGGTCGAGGTTGGCGTCGACTTCGCCCGAAAACTTCGGGCGCGCGGCGATGCCGCCAGGGGACGGCCGGCCGACAAGGCATTTCGCGACAGCCTGTTCGACGATTCCTGA
- a CDS encoding type II toxin-antitoxin system Phd/YefM family antitoxin yields MTASQKSPAHGSGHWTVAGAKARLSEVIERAQTEPQIITRHGKPSVVVVSAEEWARKTVRKGTLAEFLLTSPLRDADLDLERVRDQPRDLEL; encoded by the coding sequence GTGACCGCATCCCAAAAGTCCCCCGCGCACGGTTCGGGCCATTGGACCGTGGCCGGAGCCAAGGCGCGGCTGTCCGAGGTGATCGAGCGGGCTCAAACCGAGCCTCAGATCATTACCCGCCACGGCAAGCCGAGCGTCGTCGTCGTCTCGGCCGAGGAATGGGCGCGCAAGACCGTCCGCAAAGGCACGCTTGCTGAATTCCTGCTGACCTCGCCGCTGCGAGATGCCGATCTCGATCTTGAGCGGGTCCGCGATCAGCCGCGTGACCTCGAGCTATGA
- a CDS encoding type II toxin-antitoxin system VapC family toxin, translating into MKVLLDTNVLSEVRRPAPEPKVLAWLDTIDEDRAFISVASIAELRRGIALMDDGRRREALAAWLAVELPGRFSGRILPIDPAIAERWGDVMAQARQSGFALSVMDGFFAATALAHQLVLATRNTKDFAPLGVPLFNPWTDESETG; encoded by the coding sequence ATGAAGGTTCTGCTCGACACCAATGTGCTGTCAGAAGTCAGGCGGCCGGCGCCGGAGCCCAAGGTGCTCGCCTGGCTCGATACGATCGACGAGGATCGGGCCTTCATCAGCGTGGCGTCGATCGCCGAGCTGCGGCGGGGCATTGCACTGATGGACGACGGCCGGCGTCGCGAAGCGTTGGCCGCCTGGCTGGCGGTCGAGCTGCCGGGGCGCTTCTCGGGACGAATCTTGCCCATCGATCCGGCGATTGCCGAGCGTTGGGGCGACGTCATGGCGCAGGCGCGCCAGAGCGGCTTTGCGCTCTCCGTCATGGACGGCTTCTTTGCAGCAACGGCGCTCGCCCACCAGCTCGTGCTCGCGACCCGCAACACAAAGGACTTTGCGCCCCTCGGCGTGCCGCTGTTCAATCCCTGGACCGATGAAAGCGAAACGGGATGA
- a CDS encoding site-specific integrase, translated as MDDITSGALVSDPETRRALQLDTLSAILPMERRDRLAELLTDDDVATLKHLAQEGLGENSLRALASDLAYLEAWAQAATCAALPWPASESLALKFVAHHLWNPAKRETDPQHGMPAEVAAALRKSEMLRSTGPHAPSTVKRRLASWGTLHRWKGQEGPFRSPSLRSALRLAVRASNRPRQRRSKRAVTRDVLDRLLATCRSDRLADTRDLAILLLAFASGGRRRSEVARLRVEQLSDEPPVPFNPQDPKSETLPCVAIQLGRTKTGQADEAGRVLLVGPPVEALREWLERADISKGPIFRAIDRWEAVEEGALTPQSINLIVKRRCALAGLEAREFSAHGLRSGYLTEAAQRGVSLPEAMQQSQHRSVQQAANYYNEADRRLGQAARLGV; from the coding sequence ATGGACGACATCACCTCCGGCGCGCTGGTCTCCGACCCCGAAACTCGGCGGGCGCTGCAGCTCGACACGCTCTCGGCCATCCTGCCGATGGAGCGGCGCGACCGGCTCGCCGAGCTCCTAACCGACGACGACGTTGCGACGCTCAAGCATCTCGCTCAAGAAGGCCTCGGCGAGAACTCGTTGCGGGCGCTGGCCTCCGATCTCGCCTATCTTGAAGCCTGGGCTCAGGCCGCGACCTGTGCGGCGTTGCCGTGGCCGGCCTCGGAAAGCCTCGCGTTGAAATTCGTGGCGCACCATCTGTGGAACCCGGCGAAGCGCGAGACCGATCCCCAGCACGGCATGCCGGCTGAGGTCGCCGCCGCGCTACGCAAAAGCGAGATGCTGCGCAGCACCGGCCCGCATGCGCCTTCGACGGTCAAGCGGCGCCTCGCAAGCTGGGGCACCTTGCATCGCTGGAAAGGGCAGGAGGGTCCGTTCCGCTCGCCCAGTTTGCGCTCGGCACTCCGGCTGGCGGTCCGGGCCAGCAACCGGCCGCGGCAGCGCAGGAGCAAGCGGGCGGTCACCCGCGACGTCCTTGACCGTCTGCTCGCTACCTGCCGGTCCGACCGCCTGGCCGACACCCGCGATCTTGCCATCCTGCTGCTGGCGTTCGCCTCCGGCGGACGCCGGCGCAGCGAGGTGGCGCGGCTGCGGGTCGAGCAGCTCAGCGACGAACCGCCGGTCCCGTTTAATCCGCAGGACCCAAAATCCGAGACGTTGCCGTGCGTGGCCATTCAGCTCGGCCGCACCAAGACCGGCCAAGCGGATGAGGCGGGGAGGGTGCTGCTGGTCGGGCCGCCGGTTGAGGCGCTGCGCGAATGGCTCGAACGGGCCGACATCAGCAAGGGGCCGATCTTCCGTGCCATCGACCGTTGGGAGGCGGTGGAGGAGGGGGCGCTGACGCCGCAGTCGATCAATCTGATTGTGAAGCGGCGCTGCGCGCTGGCGGGCTTGGAGGCGAGGGAGTTTTCCGCCCACGGCTTGAGATCCGGGTATCTGACGGAGGCGGCGCAACGCGGAGTTTCCTTGCCGGAGGCAATGCAGCAATCCCAGCATCGATCCGTGCAACAGGCGGCCAATTATTACAACGAAGCAGATCGACGACTCGGTCAAGCTGCACGGCTCGGTGTTTGA
- the repA gene encoding plasmid partitioning protein RepA — protein MNDQQAIAPIPSAALPSIHDTIAADARELSAKLHAHRMKLFPPKARKNLRRFTSGEVAKLVGINDGYLRQLSLEGRGPQPDTSPSGRRSYTFEDIQSLRAYLDESGKGVRRYRPHRVAGEQLQVIGVVNFKGGSGKTTTAAHLAQHLTLQGYRVLAVDLDPQASLSALHGYQPEFDVEENGTLYGAIRYDDARRELDEIIRQTYFSGLDIVPGNIELMEFEHETPKALAMRQSGDPLFFARVARALATVQDRYDVVVIDCPPQLGFLTLSALCAATAILIPVHPQMLDVMSMCQFLIMTSDLLAVVAKAGGNMNYDWMRYLVTRYEPGDGPQAQMVGFMRSLFGDRMVTNMMLKSTAISDAGITKQTLYEVSRDQFTRATYDRAMESLDSVNGEIQSLIQTAWGRA, from the coding sequence CTGAACGACCAACAAGCGATCGCGCCAATCCCGTCGGCCGCGCTCCCATCGATCCACGATACGATTGCGGCCGACGCGCGGGAACTCTCCGCGAAGCTTCATGCCCATCGCATGAAGCTGTTCCCGCCAAAAGCTCGCAAGAACCTCCGCCGGTTTACATCCGGCGAAGTCGCTAAACTCGTCGGTATCAATGACGGCTACCTCCGCCAATTGTCGCTGGAGGGAAGGGGCCCTCAGCCTGACACCAGCCCATCGGGTCGACGGTCGTACACATTCGAAGACATTCAGAGCCTTCGGGCTTATCTCGACGAATCCGGCAAGGGCGTGCGCCGATACCGACCGCATCGCGTCGCGGGCGAACAGTTGCAAGTCATCGGCGTCGTCAATTTCAAGGGTGGATCAGGCAAGACCACCACCGCCGCGCATCTCGCTCAACATCTCACGCTACAGGGATATCGGGTGCTCGCGGTCGATCTCGATCCGCAGGCCTCGCTCTCGGCGCTGCACGGCTATCAGCCAGAGTTTGACGTCGAGGAAAACGGAACCCTCTACGGCGCCATCCGCTATGACGACGCGCGTCGCGAGCTGGACGAGATCATTCGACAGACTTACTTTTCGGGGCTCGACATCGTCCCCGGCAATATCGAACTGATGGAATTCGAACACGAGACCCCGAAAGCGTTAGCTATGCGCCAGTCGGGTGATCCGCTGTTCTTCGCCCGCGTTGCCCGTGCCCTCGCCACCGTCCAGGACCGTTACGACGTCGTCGTGATCGATTGTCCGCCCCAACTTGGGTTTCTCACGCTCTCCGCGCTCTGCGCGGCAACCGCGATCTTGATCCCGGTGCATCCACAAATGCTCGACGTCATGTCGATGTGCCAATTCCTCATCATGACATCCGACCTCCTCGCCGTCGTCGCCAAGGCAGGCGGCAACATGAATTACGATTGGATGCGCTATCTCGTGACGCGCTACGAGCCCGGTGATGGACCGCAGGCCCAAATGGTCGGCTTCATGCGCTCGCTGTTCGGCGATCGCATGGTCACCAATATGATGCTGAAAAGCACGGCGATCTCCGACGCCGGTATCACGAAGCAAACACTCTATGAGGTCAGCCGCGATCAGTTCACACGCGCTACCTACGACCGCGCGATGGAATCGCTGGACAGCGTCAATGGCGAAATTCAAAGCCTCATCCAGACCGCATGGGGGAGGGCCTAA
- the repB gene encoding plasmid partitioning protein RepB — protein sequence MGRKNLLADLMDDKLTAVNEPLSGEPSDNRKPSQPTLGSRGAVGAMSRSLEMLSAERDAAKALTEQLTTGQAVVEIDPGLIDSSIVPDRMTGVDEKQPALVESIRANGQLVPILLRPHPTSPGRFQIAYGHRRVRALAELGHPARAVVRDLSDEDLVVAQGKENGEREDLSFIERATYAAALEDRGFKREIIMAALSVDKTELSRLISVTRALPRSLVDAIGPAPKTGRRRWMELAERMVGRHEQKALADSVASDRFVRATSDERFAITFAALAPRKPKAPRPTSWTDDDGKKIVKIERRADSVTLALDEKAAPAFGDFVISRLPELYRAFREGRTDE from the coding sequence ATGGGTCGCAAAAACCTGCTTGCTGACCTCATGGACGACAAGTTGACCGCGGTCAACGAACCGCTGTCTGGTGAGCCCAGCGACAATCGGAAACCTTCCCAACCAACACTCGGATCGCGCGGGGCAGTCGGCGCCATGAGCCGCTCGCTCGAGATGTTGTCCGCGGAGCGCGATGCCGCCAAGGCCCTGACCGAACAACTCACCACCGGTCAAGCCGTCGTTGAAATTGATCCAGGATTGATCGACTCCTCAATCGTTCCGGATCGCATGACGGGCGTCGACGAGAAGCAGCCCGCTCTCGTCGAATCGATTCGCGCCAATGGACAATTGGTTCCGATCCTCCTTCGCCCGCATCCAACCAGTCCAGGACGATTTCAGATCGCCTATGGCCATCGTCGCGTCCGTGCGCTTGCCGAACTTGGCCATCCCGCGCGGGCCGTGGTCCGTGACCTGAGCGACGAAGACTTGGTGGTGGCACAAGGCAAAGAGAATGGCGAACGCGAGGATCTGTCGTTCATTGAGCGGGCAACTTATGCCGCCGCGCTCGAGGATCGTGGATTCAAGCGTGAGATCATCATGGCGGCGCTCAGCGTCGACAAGACAGAACTCTCCCGCCTCATCTCCGTCACGAGGGCCCTGCCACGGAGCCTGGTCGACGCGATCGGGCCAGCGCCGAAAACGGGCCGCCGGCGCTGGATGGAGCTGGCAGAGCGGATGGTGGGTCGCCACGAACAAAAGGCATTGGCTGACAGCGTAGCTAGCGATCGGTTCGTGCGTGCTACTTCCGACGAACGGTTCGCGATCACGTTCGCCGCGCTGGCGCCCCGCAAGCCCAAAGCTCCACGGCCGACGAGTTGGACTGACGACGACGGCAAGAAAATCGTGAAGATCGAACGTCGCGCAGATAGCGTCACGCTCGCGCTTGATGAAAAGGCCGCGCCGGCGTTTGGAGACTTTGTGATTTCGCGGCTGCCGGAACTCTACCGCGCTTTTCGCGAGGGACGCACCGATGAATGA
- the repC gene encoding plasmid replication protein RepC yields MQSHSPTTPFGRRSLTLAHVASQMGATARPPEKVVHKWNVFHAICTARPRLGVSERSLSVLNALLTFHPETALTGEDDLIVFPSNDKLTLRAHGMPASTLRRHLAVLVDAGLIIRRDSPNGKRYARKSGAGEIELAFGFDLSPLVVRSEEFEHLAADIEAEARALKLVRERITLCRRDIAKMIATGIEEGVPTRRGGQGPADWQEVHAAFRAMLAQIPRTATRQQLEPIADELSQLADDVLNLLEAHIKSKNLSANESQSERHIQNSNTDAPIDLEPSLQEGRAGRAEPKLQPSRVAEGSYPLGMVLSACPDIVDYAKGGISNWRDFLATAGVVRSMLGISPSAWEEAQTVLGEMQAAVVVACILQRGTTIRSAGGYLRGLTRKAEVGEFSLGPILMSQINSRLHEKRRA; encoded by the coding sequence ATGCAGTCACACTCTCCAACGACGCCCTTTGGGCGGCGATCGCTGACGCTCGCGCATGTGGCGAGCCAAATGGGGGCTACGGCGCGGCCCCCTGAAAAGGTCGTGCACAAATGGAATGTTTTCCACGCCATCTGTACGGCGCGGCCGCGCCTTGGGGTGTCGGAGCGCTCGCTTTCTGTGTTGAACGCGCTTTTGACCTTCCATCCGGAGACGGCACTGACAGGGGAGGACGACCTTATCGTCTTTCCGTCCAACGACAAGCTGACGTTGCGGGCGCACGGCATGCCCGCTTCGACATTACGCCGCCACCTCGCCGTCCTGGTCGACGCTGGATTGATCATTCGGCGCGATAGCCCAAACGGCAAACGCTACGCGCGGAAAAGCGGCGCCGGCGAAATCGAGCTTGCCTTCGGCTTCGATCTGTCACCGCTCGTCGTGCGGTCAGAAGAGTTCGAGCACCTGGCGGCCGACATCGAAGCAGAGGCGCGCGCGCTCAAGCTTGTGCGCGAGCGCATCACGTTGTGCCGGCGCGACATCGCCAAGATGATTGCCACCGGCATCGAGGAAGGCGTCCCGACGCGCAGGGGAGGGCAGGGGCCGGCCGACTGGCAAGAAGTCCACGCCGCCTTCAGGGCAATGCTAGCCCAGATTCCGAGGACCGCTACGCGTCAGCAGCTCGAGCCGATCGCCGACGAGTTGTCTCAACTTGCCGACGACGTGCTCAATCTCCTGGAGGCACACATTAAATCCAAGAATCTGAGCGCCAATGAGTCCCAGTCTGAGCGCCACATACAGAATTCAAATACAGACGCCCCTATTGATCTTGAACCTAGCCTCCAAGAAGGCAGGGCGGGGAGAGCTGAGCCAAAACTTCAACCATCGCGAGTCGCGGAAGGTTCGTATCCGTTGGGAATGGTCCTGAGTGCATGCCCGGACATCGTCGATTATGCGAAGGGCGGGATTTCGAACTGGCGCGATTTCCTGGCCACCGCGGGCGTTGTGCGATCGATGCTGGGGATCAGTCCGAGCGCCTGGGAGGAGGCGCAAACCGTCCTGGGCGAAATGCAAGCGGCGGTCGTCGTCGCATGCATCCTGCAGCGTGGGACCACGATCAGATCAGCTGGCGGCTACTTGCGCGGACTGACGCGAAAAGCGGAGGTCGGGGAATTTTCCCTTGGGCCGATCCTGATGTCGCAGATCAATTCCCGGCTCCACGAAAAGCGACGAGCTTGA
- a CDS encoding ParA family protein, whose protein sequence is MNTIVINNQKGGVGKTTLAVHLAWFMAEAGRRVLMIDVDAQGNATDTLRQHTGSTSAADLFKPATRLVAGENSGITLAPADSSLTDIDRGNAAAVMTLQQNLADAAERFDICVIDTPPSLGLRSVACLVAASHVLAPIYLEDYSVKGVKGLMQTVIGVQRRYGRQDTRFLGLLPSNFNTKSPRQRTHLEQLLREAGKYVFPGQIVARDGYAEAVAERVPVWSLKRRSAQEAGREIRAVLAKIVERLDQETTNDARSQL, encoded by the coding sequence ATGAACACGATCGTCATCAACAATCAAAAGGGCGGCGTCGGCAAGACGACGCTTGCTGTGCATCTGGCCTGGTTTATGGCGGAAGCTGGCCGCCGGGTTCTGATGATCGATGTTGATGCGCAGGGCAACGCGACAGACACGCTCAGGCAGCATACAGGGTCGACCTCGGCGGCCGATCTCTTCAAGCCGGCGACCCGGCTCGTCGCCGGCGAAAACAGCGGTATCACGCTGGCGCCGGCCGACAGCTCCTTGACGGATATCGATCGCGGCAATGCTGCTGCCGTCATGACCCTGCAGCAGAATCTCGCCGATGCCGCCGAACGGTTCGATATCTGCGTGATCGACACTCCGCCATCGCTTGGCCTTCGCAGCGTCGCTTGCCTGGTCGCCGCCTCGCATGTGCTGGCGCCGATTTACCTGGAAGATTATTCCGTAAAGGGCGTCAAAGGACTGATGCAGACCGTGATCGGTGTTCAACGACGGTACGGTCGCCAGGACACGAGATTCCTCGGCCTGCTGCCTTCGAACTTCAATACCAAGTCGCCTCGCCAACGAACGCATTTGGAGCAGTTATTGCGCGAAGCGGGCAAGTACGTGTTCCCAGGCCAGATTGTTGCAAGGGATGGTTATGCCGAAGCCGTTGCGGAACGGGTTCCGGTGTGGAGCTTGAAACGCCGCTCGGCACAAGAAGCGGGTCGAGAAATCCGCGCGGTTCTCGCCAAGATCGTAGAACGGCTCGATCAGGAGACGACGAATGACGCTCGATCTCAGCTTTAA
- a CDS encoding ParB/RepB/Spo0J family partition protein, with amino-acid sequence MTLDLSFKELVDAAANPNAATGRPLLVAIDCIDEDPDQPRRNFSEQELEELSQSIGEHGVLQPIMLRRSNEVGRYVIVMGARRYRAAQRAGLREMPAFVQEVGLPDRYAQMIENIQRDDLRAPEIALFIADRLDAGDTQADIARKLGKPRDWVSRYASVQSMPEFLRARLEGSSIRALYELYQAWRTHPGEIERLCATQDSFTDAQARQLARDVRAAADRANAQDQSPAGPPRSERCDLLPEAVLPRAAAKGREAATDHQPPKTRVVSQSAASLAIRVRYQNRAGQLVVDRLATQGSRHAVVLVDGADHAEEVPASALTIEEILSR; translated from the coding sequence ATGACGCTCGATCTCAGCTTTAAAGAACTGGTCGACGCCGCTGCAAATCCTAACGCAGCAACCGGGCGGCCGCTCTTGGTCGCGATCGACTGCATTGACGAAGACCCCGATCAGCCACGCCGTAACTTCAGCGAACAGGAACTGGAGGAGCTGTCACAATCGATTGGCGAGCATGGCGTGCTGCAACCCATCATGCTTCGTCGTTCCAATGAGGTTGGACGATACGTCATCGTCATGGGTGCGCGCCGGTACCGTGCTGCGCAGCGCGCGGGGCTGCGTGAAATGCCCGCATTCGTTCAAGAGGTAGGTTTGCCAGACCGATACGCGCAGATGATCGAGAATATCCAGCGCGATGATTTGCGCGCGCCTGAGATCGCGCTGTTCATCGCAGACCGGTTGGACGCCGGCGATACCCAAGCGGACATTGCGCGCAAGCTCGGCAAGCCAAGAGACTGGGTGTCGCGCTACGCTTCGGTTCAAAGCATGCCGGAATTTCTCCGGGCGAGACTTGAGGGCAGTTCGATCCGTGCTCTTTATGAACTCTACCAGGCTTGGCGCACGCATCCGGGCGAGATCGAACGGCTGTGTGCGACGCAGGACAGCTTCACCGACGCGCAAGCTCGGCAACTGGCCCGGGACGTACGCGCCGCGGCCGACCGCGCCAATGCCCAGGACCAATCGCCTGCTGGACCACCCCGATCCGAACGATGCGATCTCCTGCCGGAAGCAGTTCTGCCCCGCGCCGCTGCGAAAGGCCGGGAGGCAGCAACCGATCATCAACCGCCAAAAACTCGCGTCGTTTCACAATCGGCAGCATCGCTGGCAATCAGAGTTCGATATCAGAACCGGGCCGGACAGCTGGTTGTCGATCGACTCGCGACGCAAGGCTCCCGTCACGCGGTGGTGTTGGTCGATGGTGCGGACCATGCAGAAGAAGTTCCGGCGTCGGCTCTCACGATCGAGGAGATCCTGTCGAGATGA